In Diadema setosum chromosome 19, eeDiaSeto1, whole genome shotgun sequence, a genomic segment contains:
- the LOC140242939 gene encoding uncharacterized protein codes for MASGFAPTNTTKCDECHSDVKSAEACYRLEVQKNQCDECAIKHQDSIKGLADELKWTCQKHTDKTAELFCVTHDYPICHVCALTWNHTDCKRDDINDVRNEREKELAKLINLAKNRCNDLKQYDVEIQHYVRRLTMIRVQVSSAAEEEKKKIVDDREKAEESINAEYDEKIKKLNKERNEKLKCARDEAEKKLQKIWDKQGSLEGQIECVKRRLEGSKTKLVPGLEDLAARIRAARVEAENLIIKQENLMSDFHDVTREINEYLSVELSREKLDMVKGKIDKIKFKRGSGLLGVVEGLEEKLVKVTDVYTGSSSMILLGCISSSDVVTKHLYYVSIVRLNKRAHEITKLRGIKPVCYNALSDGGHVFGTADGKLVVYDQLWNYARTIDTKSQKTLEVTMNKDGMILAAHTGGSSIFVYSPKDGACLQTINLADDMPIKAMKTMSTGDVIVLTKLGNRGKSVSILDQCGVIKSKTHIPERNVQSIAVDMSTDRVYILSLDMERNVWVVSEISRIGDRTSRRISEWHWDSVGFSPHLTC; via the coding sequence ATGGCTTCTGGTTTTGCTCCAACAAATACTACCAAGTGTGATGAGTGCCACTCCGACGTTAAGTCTGCCGAAGCTTGCTATCGCCTGGAGGTCCAGAAGAACCAGTGCGATGAATGTGCCATTAAACACCAAGACTCCATCAAGGGATTAGCAGACGAATTGAAATGGACTTGTCAGAAGCACACTGATAAAACAGCAGAGCTTTTCTGCGTCACTCATGACTATCCCATTTGTCACGTGTGTGCCCTAACATGGAATCACACAGACTGCAAAAGAGATGATATTAACGATGTACGAAATGAGAGGGAAAAAGAACTAGCGAAGCTCATCAATCTTGCTAAAAATAGATGCAACGACCTCAAACAATACGATGTAGAGATACAACATTATGTCCGTCGTTTAACGATGATCAGGGTACAGGTGTCCAGTGCAgctgaagaagagaaaaaaaagattgttgATGATAGAGAAAAAGCTGAAGAGAGCATCAATGCAGAGTACGATGAGAAGATCAAGAAGTTAAATAAAGAGAGAAACGAGAAGCTAAAATGCGCCAGAGATGAAGCGGaaaagaaacttcaaaaaatttgGGACAAGCAGGGTTCACTTGAGGGGCAAATAGAGTGTGTGAAACGGAGACTTGAAGGTTCGAAAACAAAGCTCGTGCCTGGACTCGAAGATTTAGCGGCAAGAATCAGGGCTGCACGCGTGGAAGCTGAAAACCTCATCATCAAGCAAGAGAATCTAATGAGTGACTTCCATGACGTTACCCGAGAGATAAATGAGTATCTCAGTGTTGAGCTTAGCCGAGAGAAACTGGACATGGTAAAAGGGAAGATTGATAAAATCAAGTTCAAAAGGGGAAGTGGACTTCTTGGTGTAGTGGAAGGGTTGGAAGAGAAATTGGTTAAAGTAACGGATGTGTACACAGGGAGTTCTTCCATGATTCTCCTGGGGTGCATCAGTAGCAGTGATGTAGTTACCAAACACCTTTACTACGTATCCATTGTGCGTCTTAATAAGAGGGCACATGAGATTACGAAGTTACGAGGGATCAAGCCCGTCTGCTACAATGCCCTGTCTGATGGTGGACATGTCTTTGGTACCGCTGATGGCAAACTTGTGGTTTACGATCAGCTCTGGAATTATGCGAGAACGATTGATACCAAGTCCCAGAAAACACTAGAAGTCACCATGAACAAAGATGGAATGATTTTAGCAGCACATACTGGTGGGTCTTCCATTTTTGTGTACAGCCCGAAGGATGGGGCATGCCTGCAGACTATCAATCTGGCAGATGACATGCCCATTAAAGCCATGAAGACCATGTCAACAGGAGACGTAATTGTGCTCACTAAACTAGGCAACCGAGGTAAAAGTGTCAGTATATTGGATCAATGTGGTGTCATCAAAAGTAAAACTCACATTCCTGAACGCAATGTTCAGAGCATTGCAGTTGATATGTCAACCGACCGCGTGTACATTCTGTCTTTGGATATGGAGCGTAATGTATGGGTTGTGAGTGAGATTTCACGCATTGGCGATCGAACATCACGTCGTATTTCAGAATGGCATTGGGATTCGGTAGGTTTTTCCCCTCATTTGACGTGCTAG
- the LOC140242495 gene encoding uncharacterized protein — protein sequence MARRPSLQHCVSIEEHLCSNRSRITFREAVQRKEPAETWVLRDEWDSGISESCIAGCASLHEIAMRKLFDSSLYVSNLEDKTSRVVNRGQSSNITSCASLPDGRIVTGLCNSKLEIYDQEGNCVRTIETPFSGSAHVAVSKDGLILAAGWGGSAIHAYDPDEGKRVRTTYVADDIVIFQIFSLPSGDIALRTRCKTGDNLGILSDSGFALTNLHDREILSVSSHETDESLYVLHSNLKRTWYAIDVISFGDEVTTERVIERSLESNQCPSFTVAMSGKLAVCIDGKLYVFEKKDASATLLPEV from the coding sequence ATGGCGAGACGGCCCTCCCTCCAACACTGCGTCAGCATCGAGGAACACCTCTGCAGTAATCGCTCCCGCATCACCTTCCGCGAGGCCGTCCAACGGAAGGAGCCTGCCGAGACATGGGTCCTGCGTGATGAATGGGACTCTGGGATATCAGAGTCCTGCATCGCAGGGTGCGCCAGCCTCCATGAAATAGCGATGAGGAAGCTCTTCGATTCTTCTCTCTACGTGTCAAACTTGGAAGACAAGACCAGCCGCGTGGTGAACCGGGGCCAATCCTCCAACATCACCAGCTGTGCCTCGCTTCCCGATGGCAGAATCGTGACTGGACTGTGCAACAGCAAACTTGAAATATACGATCAGGAGGGAAATTGCGTCCGAACCATCGAAACGCCCTTCTCTGGATCGGCTCACGTGGCGGTGAGCAAGGACGGCCTGATCTTGGCAGCCGGCTGGGGTGGCTCCGCCATCCACGCCTACGATCCCGACGAGGGTAAGAGAGTCCGAACGACTTATGTCGCGGATGACATCGTCATTTTTCAGATCTTCTCCTTACCATCTGGAGATATCGCTCTGCGTACCAGATGCAAAACTGGCGATAACCTTGGCATCTTAAGTGATTCAGGCTTTGCACTAACCAACCTTCACGACAGGGAAATCCTCAGCGTCTCATCCCACGAGACAGATGAGTCACTCTACGTCCTGCACAGCAACCTTAAGAGGACCTGGTATGCCATCGATGTGATTTCATTCGGCGACGAAGTAACAACAGAAAGGGTCATCGAACGCTCACTGGAAAGCAACCAATGTCCATCATTCACCGTTGCAATGTCAGGCAAGCTCGCCGTCTGTATCGACGGCAAACTGTATGTCTTTGAGAAAAAAGACGCGTCAGCTACTCTTTTGCCTGAAGTCTGA